Proteins encoded within one genomic window of Pseudorasbora parva isolate DD20220531a chromosome 3, ASM2467924v1, whole genome shotgun sequence:
- the tmem175 gene encoding endosomal/lysosomal proton channel TMEM175, whose protein sequence is MGENEESEIIEHHDDEEMEKRRKPRNHSNSFLESVSSSEKDGHSSTQSSHRLLAYSDALISIIATVMILPVAHTKFQDNEELKQSIQALLTTKVAVYLMTFLIVTVAWAAHIRLFQVIERIDDTLILLNLACMMLITFLPYTFSLMATFPNYILGILLFCACVMVIGLIQCLIVLYGFSRPFLLNDQIQMSENQAYYKQHILKVIMKVPIMCLFASIFSVIFFQLSYVILAIVIFLPYISECLKWIRNKAIGGQTVQEDSPDSMLFYTYHPSEPLSKERVEAFSDGVYAIVATLLILDICEDNVPDPSVVKKEFNNSLITALQEYGPEYLAYFGSFATVGLLWFVHHSLFLHVTKATRLMGFFNTFSLAFVGGLPLAYQLTQEFPRGSRNELEAVQISCVIIFFAGLFQLAIWVVALFTERETLHPYVRYGGRDHTFMLAKLSLYPCVALGTFFLTCILSRFSAPIFHMMEIGVPFAFLLLRLLVRMALALLKWLFCSARKDLESVPVEEEDSQLPIIDLVT, encoded by the exons ATGGGAGAAAATGAAGAAAGCGAAATAATCGAGCACCACGATGACGAGGAAATGGAGAAGAGACGGAAGCCGAGGAATCACTCAAACTCCTTTCTGGAGAGCGTGTCGTCTTCGGAGAAGGACGGACACAGCAGCACGCAGTCCTCACACCGCCTGCTCGCCTACAGTGATGCGCTCATCTCCATCATCGCCACTGTAATG ATACTGCCTGTTGCACATACAAAATTTCAGGATAATGAG GAACTGAAACAGAGTATTCAGGCTTTGCTCACCACCAAGGTTGCTGTCTACTTGATGACTTTTTTGATTGTCACTGTTGCTTGGGCTGCACATATCCG GTTGTTTCAAGTCATTGAACGCATCGATGACACTCTTATACTGCTTAACCTG GCATGCATGATGCTTATAACCTTTCTACCATACACA TTCTCTCTCATGGCAACATTCCCGAATTATATTCTTGGCATCCTCCTCTTCTGTGCTTGTGTCATGGTGATCGGTTTAATTCAG TGCTTGATTGTCTTGTATGGATTCAGCCGTCCTTTCCTCCTCAATGACCAGATCCAAATGTCTGAGAATCAGGCTTATTACAAGCAGCACATCCTCAAAGTCATCATGAAGGTTCCCATCATGTGCCTGTTTGCCAGCATTTTTTCAGTTATCTTCTTTCAATTG TCCTACGTCATTCTGGCTATTGTCATATTCCTGCCCTACATCTCTGAGTGTTTAAAATGGATCCGGAATAAAGCCATCGGTG GTCAGACAGTCCAGGAAGACAGTCCAGATTCAATGCTCTTCTACACCTATCATCCCAGTGAACCTCTGAGTAAAGAGCGAGTGGAGGCCTTCAGTGATGGGGTGTACGCAATCGTAGCCACACTGCTCATCTTAGACATTTG tgaagacaacGTGCCAGATCCGTCTGTGGTGAAGAAGGAGTTTAACAACAGCCTCATTACTGCGCTTCAGGAGTACGGCCCAGAGTACCTGGCTTACTTCGGTTCCTTCGCCACTGTCGGGCTGCTTTGGTTCGTCCATCACTCTCTCTTCCTGCACGTGACAAAGGCCACACGCCTAATGGGCTTCTTCAACACGTTCTCCCTGGCCTTCGTGGGCGGCCTGCCGCTGGCCTACCAGCTCACGCAGGAGTTTCCCAGAGGCTCTCGCAATGAGCTGGAGGCCGTGCAGATCAGCTGCGTCATCATCTTCTTTGCTGGTCTGTTCCAGTTAGCGATATGGGTGGTGGCGCTTTTCACGGAGCGCGAGACATTGCACCCGTACGTGCGCTACGGCGGCCGGGATCACACCTTTATGCTGGCAAAGCTCTCGCTCTACCCCTGCGTGGCGCTCGGGACCTTCTTTCTCACCTGTATCCTGAGCCGCTTCAGCGCGCCCATCTTTCACATGATGGAGATAGGCGTACCGTTCGCTTTTCTTTTACTGAGGCTTCTGGTCCGTATGGCGCTGGCGCTACTCAAGTGGCTCTTCTGTTCTGCAAGGAAGGATTTGGAGAGCGTTCCAGTAGAAGAAGAGGACTCACAGTTGCCTATTATTGATTTAGTGACTTAG